The following are encoded together in the Bradyrhizobium algeriense genome:
- a CDS encoding NUDIX hydrolase, translating to MNDAATAVQEGKEADHHPYFRPKDAATLILIDRSGDKPKVLVGKRHDKVVFMPGKYVFPGGRVDKSDNRIPVAAPISGELETNLLKGSPKIAPSRARALAVAAIREACEETGLCLGRKVEKPVKLEGAWKPFTEAGLLPDPSGLFLIARAITPPGRVRRFDTRFFTADASAIAHRVEGVIHADAELVELVWVEIGSQPLADAHAMTKNVLAELDRRLATGPLRHDAPVPFFHFYGGKMQKDVLGA from the coding sequence ATGAACGACGCCGCGACCGCCGTACAAGAAGGAAAAGAAGCCGATCACCATCCCTATTTCCGGCCCAAGGATGCAGCCACGCTGATCCTGATCGATCGCTCCGGCGACAAGCCGAAGGTTCTGGTCGGCAAGCGCCACGACAAGGTGGTGTTCATGCCGGGCAAATATGTTTTTCCCGGCGGCCGCGTCGACAAGTCGGACAATCGCATTCCTGTTGCCGCGCCGATTTCCGGAGAACTCGAAACCAACCTGCTCAAGGGTAGCCCGAAGATCGCACCTTCCCGCGCGCGTGCGCTCGCGGTTGCCGCGATCCGCGAAGCCTGCGAGGAAACCGGTCTCTGCCTCGGCCGCAAGGTTGAAAAACCCGTAAAACTCGAAGGTGCCTGGAAGCCGTTCACGGAAGCGGGCCTGCTGCCCGATCCATCCGGCCTGTTTCTGATCGCGCGCGCCATCACCCCGCCCGGCCGCGTCCGCCGTTTCGACACACGCTTCTTCACTGCTGATGCTTCGGCCATTGCCCATCGGGTCGAAGGCGTGATCCACGCCGATGCCGAACTCGTCGAACTGGTGTGGGTCGAGATTGGCTCGCAGCCGCTCGCCGATGCGCATGCCATGACCAAGAACGTGCTCGCCGAACTCGACCGCCGCCTCGCCACCGGTCCGCTGCGCCACGATGCACCGGTGCCGTTCTTTCATTTCTACGGCGGCAAGATGCAGAAGGACGTGCTGGGGGCGTAG
- a CDS encoding DUF983 domain-containing protein, with amino-acid sequence METVSPATWTRDTGHAEKRDLWAAMKRGFRCRCPRCGEGKMFRAFLKTANNCSKCGLDFTPHRADDLPAYLVIVVVGHIVVPAALWIETNYSPAVWLQLAIYLPLTFISSLLLLQPIKGAVVGFQWALRMHGFDENAPGDIPPV; translated from the coding sequence ATGGAAACGGTAAGTCCTGCGACATGGACCCGGGATACCGGACACGCCGAGAAGCGCGATCTGTGGGCTGCGATGAAGCGCGGTTTTCGTTGCCGCTGCCCGCGCTGCGGCGAAGGCAAGATGTTTCGCGCTTTCCTGAAGACCGCCAACAATTGCTCGAAATGCGGGCTCGATTTCACCCCGCATCGGGCCGACGATTTGCCGGCCTATCTCGTGATCGTCGTCGTCGGCCACATCGTGGTACCGGCGGCGCTGTGGATCGAAACCAATTACTCGCCCGCGGTGTGGCTGCAACTGGCGATCTACCTGCCGCTCACCTTCATTTCATCGCTGCTATTGTTGCAGCCGATCAAGGGCGCGGTGGTCGGCTTCCAGTGGGCATTACGCATGCATGGCTTTGACGAGAATGCCCCTGGCGACATTCCGCCGGTCTAG